The genomic interval TCTTGCTGGCAACAGCCAACAGATGTGTTATATAAGGGATATCCCTCCCCTTTCGTTTCTGTTCTTTATGAAGCATTAGGGCAAGATCTATTGCAGACAGTACCCTCTTTTGATCCAGCTGAATCATGAATGCTCAGTCCTTTTTATTCCTTTTATCTAAAAACGTGATTAGTTTATCAGGATGGTCGGTTTGTATTCCATCGACACCCCAATTTAAAGATTCTTCCCAAGATTCAGGACCAGCATCATCCATAAAAACTTTGGCTCCATACTCATGACACATTTCCACAAACGTAGGACTGCACGACTTAAAATCAGATGCTATTACTGGCGGTTTAAACATTTCCAGCACATATTTTAAATGTTTTTCTGGTCCAGGGTCAGGCATAATAAAACAACCAGGGCAGAGTTTTTTTACCGTTTCTAAATCTTTCCTCCCCCCATACCAAACAACCCGATATTTCATATTATATGATTCAAGTTTATCCAGAACCTTGACAGGGTCAACACTTTTCATATCAAGGTAAAGTCCGACCTTGTCTTTACATAAGTCTAATATTTCATCAAAAGTGGGTATACGCTGGTCTGAAAATTCTGAACCAACCCGACTACCGATATCTATTTGTTTCAATTCTTTTAATGTAAACTGTGAAATGGAGCCCTTAACTACATCTGTGTAATCATCTATTTTACTATTATGAACACTTATTATTTCGCCATCTGCTGTTGTTCTTAAATCAACTTCAATAAAATCCACATCACACTCAATCGCCTTTTGATAAGCAATCAATGTATTTTCGGGATATCCTTGATGAAAACCGCGATGTGCAATCACATAAACACCCCCATGTTTCGGAGGTGGTAGCGATGGTTTACCTTCATCTGCAAAGAGAAAATGAGGTATACTCAAAACAAAACTGATAATAAAAAAACCTATGACCCGCTTCATCAATACAACTCCATAAATTACTTGGTTAAACTGATTCCTTTTTTTCTATAATTGAATCTTAGAAGAATGCACAATAAAATGAAAAGACATAAGAAATCTACTTTATCTATATGATTTTTTGAAGTAGCATCACCACACCCGAAAAAATAAAATGCTTTGGGTTTCTTTTTTCCTATACCTCTTATATTAATCTCCGCATTTTGATTATCCGAAGCAACTACTTTTACTTTGGCTGTATATTCTTTCTCTTTAAGGGGTATAAATTGAACTTTAATGGTCGCTATTTGATTTTCAGTAAGTGAAAAACTTGTATCACCAGAAAGGAAAAACACCTCCTCTTCCTCCCCCTCTTCCCCTTCCTTCCTATGTTCACCTTCCTTTTGAGTATTTTCTAATTCCTCTTCGGGTTTCTCTATTGTGGCTGAACCTAATAAGGTTCCCTGACCTGTATTCATTATATATATATACTTTTCAGAGGTATTCCCAATTTCTACAACACCAAAAATATATTCATACTGCGGGTCAGGTTGAACCGTTAAAACA from Candidatus Hydrogenedens sp. carries:
- a CDS encoding glycerophosphodiester phosphodiesterase family protein, which produces MKRVIGFFIISFVLSIPHFLFADEGKPSLPPPKHGGVYVIAHRGFHQGYPENTLIAYQKAIECDVDFIEVDLRTTADGEIISVHNSKIDDYTDVVKGSISQFTLKELKQIDIGSRVGSEFSDQRIPTFDEILDLCKDKVGLYLDMKSVDPVKVLDKLESYNMKYRVVWYGGRKDLETVKKLCPGCFIMPDPGPEKHLKYVLEMFKPPVIASDFKSCSPTFVEMCHEYGAKVFMDDAGPESWEESLNWGVDGIQTDHPDKLITFLDKRNKKD